From Salvia splendens isolate huo1 chromosome 16, SspV2, whole genome shotgun sequence, a single genomic window includes:
- the LOC121771761 gene encoding glycylpeptide N-tetradecanoyltransferase 1-like — protein sequence MAGNDAPAENVPSNENNAPSENESETSTDALARKVQESLSVSKRHKFWETQPVGQFKDLGDRSLTEGPIEPPTPLSEVKQEPYNLPAPYEWVTCDLDSEEVCSEVYTLLTNNYVEDDENMFRFNYSKEFLGWALRPPGYFRSWHIGVRVKTTKKLVAFITGIPAKIRVRDAVVLLAEVNFLCVHKKLRAKRLAPVMIKEVTRRVHLENIWQAAYTAGVVLPTPITTCQYWHRSLNPKKLIDVGFSRLGARMTMSRTIKLYKLPEQTVTPGFRKMEPHDVPAVTRLLRNYLMQFAVAPDYDDNDVEHWLLPKEDVVDSYLVESPESHEITDFCSFYTLPSSILGSQTHSILKAAYSYYNVSTKTPLLQLMNDALIVAKNKDFDVFNALDVMQNESFLKELKFGPGDGKLHYYLYNYRLKHVLKSSELGLVLL from the coding sequence ATGGCTGGCAATGATGCTCCTGCTGAAAACGTTCCCTCTAACGAGAATAATGCGCCTTCAGAGAATGAAAGTGAGACGTCAACTGATGCATTGGCAAGAAAGGTTCAAGAGTCACTCTCAGTCTCGAAGAGGCATAAGTTTTGGGAGACCCAACCTGTAGGCCAGTTCAAGGATCTTGGAGACAGGAGCCTGACTGAAGGCCCAATTGAGCCACCGACGCCGCTTTCTGAAGTCAAGCAAGAGCCGTATAATCTCCCAGCTCCCTATGAATGGGTTACATGCGATCTGGATTCAGAGGAGGTGTGTAGTGAGGTGTATACTTTATTGACCAATAACTACGTTGAGGATGATGAGAACATGTTCAGATTCAACTACTCGAAAGAGTTTCTTGGATGGGCACTTCGCCCTCCTGGTTATTTCCGGAGCTGGCACATTGGGGTTAGGGTGAAGACTACGAAGAAACTGGTTGCGTTCATTACTGGGATCCCTGCAAAGATACGTGTCCGTGATGCTGTAGTGCTGCTTGCGGAGGTCAATTTTTTGTGTGTTCACAAGAAGCTCCGAGCAAAAAGACTTGCCCCCGTCATGATCAAGGAGGTTACTCGGAGGGTTCATTTGGAGAACATATGGCAGGCAGCTTATACTGCTGGCGTTGTTTTGCCTACACCGATAACAACCTGTCAGTACTGGCACAGGTCATTGAATCCGAAGAAGCTTATTGATGTTGGGTTTTCTAGGCTCGGTGCAAGGATGACAATGAGCCGAACTATCAAGTTGTACAAGCTACCAGAGCAAACTGTAACTCCTGGCTTCAGAAAGATGGAACCCCATGATGTTCCTGCAGTTACTCGTTTGCTCAGGAATTACTTGATGCAGTTTGCTGTGGCACCAGATTATGATGATAATGATGTCGAGCACTGGCTGCTCCCCAAGGAAGACGTCGTGGATAGTTATCTAGTTGAAAGTCCTGAAAGCCATGAAATCACTGATTTCTGCAGTTTTTACACACTCCCCTCTTCTATACTTGGCAGCCAGACCCACTCAATTCTGAAAGCGGCCTACTCCTATTACAACGTATCCACCAAGACTCCATTGCTTCAATTGATGAACGATGCTCTCATCGTTGCCAAGAATAAGGACTTTGACGTTTTCAACGCATTGGATGTTATGCAAAATGAGTCATTCTTGAAGGAGCTCAAGTTTGGCCCTGGGGATGGGAAGCTTCATTACTATCTCTACAACTACCGGCTAAAGCACGTTCTGAAATCATCGGAGCTCGGCCTCGTGCTCTTATAG